A stretch of the Solanum dulcamara chromosome 6, daSolDulc1.2, whole genome shotgun sequence genome encodes the following:
- the LOC129891299 gene encoding subtilisin-like protease SBT2.5 has translation MGEMWFSVIIVLLFGILNVGKAEIYIVTVEGEPVISYKGGIDGFEATAAESDEKIDTTSESVTSYAQHLEKKHDMLLALLFDRGTYKKIYSYRHLINGFAAHISHEQAEILRRAPGVKSVERDWKVKRLTTHTPQFLGLPTGVWPTGGGFDRAGEDIVIGFIDSGIYPHHPSFASHNTEPYGPLPKYRGKCEIDPNTKKDYCNGKIIGAQHFVEAAKAAGSFNPAIDFDSPLDGDGHGSHTAAIAAGNNGIPVRMHGFEFGRASGMAPRARVAVYKALYRLFGGFVADVVAAIEQAVHDGVDILNLSVGPNSPPATTKTTFLNPFDATLLSAVKAGVFVAQAAGNGGPFPKTLVSYSPWIATVAAAVDDRRYKNHLTLGNGKVLAGLGLSPSTHPNRTFTMVAANDVLLDSSVTKYSPADCQRPEVLNKNLVEGNILLCGYSFNFVVGTASIKKVAETAKALGAAGFVLAVENASPGTKFDPVPVRVPGILITDVSMSMELVNYYNITTSRDWTGRVKSFKSTGSIGNGLRPILHKSAPQVAVFSARGPNVKDYSFQDADLLKPDILAPGSLIWAAWAPNGTDEANYCGEGFALISGTSMAAPHIAGIAALIKQHHPHWSPAAIKSALMTTSSTIDRAERPLQAQQYSGSETLTLVPATPFDYGSGHVNPRAALDPGLIFDAGYQDYLGFLCTVPGIDALEIKKFTHSPCNYTLGQPSNFNSPSIAVSHLVGTRIITRTVTNVAEEETYVVTARMAPEVAIETNPPAMTLRHGASKKFTVTLTVRSVTGAYSFGEVLLKGSRGHKVRIPVAAMGYDR, from the exons TGAATCGGTTACATCCTATGCCCAACATCTGGAAAAGAAGCATGATATGCTTCTAGCTTTGCTATTTGACCGTGGGACCTACAAGAAAATCTACAGCTACCGCCATCTCATTAATGGCTTCGCAGCTCATATTTCACACGAGCAG GCAGAAATCCTCAGACGAGCTCCTGGTGTGAAGTCTGTGGAGAGAGATTGGAAGGTGAAGAGACTTACAACTCACACGCCACAGTTTTTGGGGCTCCCTACAGGAGTATGGCCGACAGGTGGTGGATTTGACCGGGCAGGCGAGGATATCGTAATAGGTTTCATCGACTCTGGCATCTATCCACACCATCCAAGTTTTGCAAGCCACAACACTGAGCCCTATGGACCTCTACCAAAATATAGAGGAAAATGTGAAATTGATCCTAACACCAAGAAAGACTATTGCAATGGGAAGATTATAGGGGCTCAACATTTTGTGGAAGCTGCAAAAGCAGCTGGTTCATTTAATCCTGCAATTGATTTTGATTCTCCTCTAGATGGTGATGGACATGGAAG CCACACAGCAGCTATCGCTGCTGGAAACAATGGGATTCCTGTCAGAATGCATGGATTTGAGTTTGGAAGAGCAAGTGGTATGGCACCTCGTGCGAG AGTTGCTGTATACAAGGCACTATACAGGCTATTTGGAGGGTTTGTTGCAGATGTAGTTGCTGCTATTGAACAG GCTGTTCATGATGGTGTGGACATTCTTAATCTCTCTGTGGGGCCAAACAGTCCACCAGCAACTACAAAGACAACATTTTTGAACCCTTTTGATGCTACACTTCTTTCAGCTGTGAAAGCCGGTGTATTTGTTGCACAGGCTGCTGGTAATGGAGGTCCTTTCCCCAAAACTTTGGTTTCTTATAGTCCGTGGATTGCAACAGTGGCTGCTGCAGTTGATGATCGTAGATACAAGAATCATTTGACATTAGGAAATGGGAAAGTCTTAGCTGGACTCGGTCTATCAC CTTCCACACATCCAAACCGGACATTCACTATGGTAGCAGCAAATGATgttcttttggattcttcagTTACGAAGTATAGTCCTGCTGACTGTCAAAGGCCAGAAGTTTTAAACAAGAATTTGGTGGAGGGAAACATCCTTCTTTGTGGTTATTCTTTCAATTTCGTAGTTGGCACAGCATCGATTAAAAAAGTCGCGGAAACAGCAAAAGCTCTTGGTGCAGCTGGCTTCGTTCTTGCTGTAGAAAATGCTTCACCAGGAACAAAATTTGACCCGGTTCCTGTTAGAGTTCCTGGGATTCTTATAACAGATGTTTCCATGTCAATG GAGCTTGTAAACTACTACAACATCACGACTTCAAGAGATTGGACTGGACGAGTTAAGAGCTTTAAATCAACAGGAAGCATTGGGAATGGGTTGAGGCCGATACTCCACAAATCTGCACCTCAAGTAGCTGTCTTCTCTGCTAGAGGACCTAATGTCAAAGATTACAGCTTTCAAGATGCTGATCTCCTGAAACCTGATATACTGGCTCCTGGTTCTCTTATTTGGGCTGCCTGGGCTCCCAACGGGACAGATGAAGCCAACTATTGTG GTGAAGGATTTGCATTGATCTCTGGAACTAGCATGGCAGCGCCCCATATAGCAGGAATAGCAGCCCTTATCAAGCAGCACCATCCTCATTGGAGCCCTGCTGCTATTAAATCAGCATTGATGACAACTTCATCAACCATTGATAGGGCGGAGAGACCGCTTCAAGCACAACAGTATTCTGGATCTGAGACCTTGACGCTCGTTCCAGCTACTCCATTTGACTATGGAAGCGGACATGTTAATCCTAGAGCAGCTCTGGATCCCGGACTTATTTTTGATGCAG gTTATCAAGATTATTTGGGGTTCTTGTGCACTGTGCCTGGAATTGATGCTCTCGAAATAAAGAAGTTCACGCATTCCCCATGCAACTACACCCTTGGTCAACCATCAAATTTCAACTCACCCTCAATTGCAGTTTCACACCTTGTGGGAACTCGAATAATTACACGCACAGTGACAAATGTTGCTGAGGAAGAAACTTATGTTGTAACGGCAAGAATGGCTCCAGAAGTTGCCATTGAAACTAATCCTCCTGCAATGACTTTAAGGCACGGTGCATCAAAGAAATTCACGGTAACACTCACTGTCCGATCAGTAACAGGAGCCTACAGTTTCGGAGAGGTTTTACTGAAAGGTAGCAGAGGTCACAAAGTCAGGATCCCTGTTGCAGCTATGGGTTATGATCGATAG